In a genomic window of Verrucomicrobiota bacterium:
- the grpE gene encoding nucleotide exchange factor GrpE — protein MSTSEEDSIKASQTEHAATASEFASQPASASDEDAPPVMEPGFENNHFDPATAEVEGEAEAERAQLRKLVEDLRTELDKYKDMALRAVADLDNYRKRVAREKEDAIRYANAGFLERLIPVLDNFELGLQAAKAGGGGSAVLEGMSMVHKQLQDFLAGCGVETIEAKGQKFDPNLHEAIAQEETPEAEEGTVLRQVRRGFRLRDRLLRPANVVVAKAVSAAPVSEARAGTEQS, from the coding sequence ATGAGTACTTCAGAAGAGGATTCTATCAAGGCAAGCCAAACCGAGCATGCGGCCACGGCTTCGGAATTTGCCAGCCAGCCCGCGTCCGCCAGTGACGAGGACGCGCCGCCGGTGATGGAACCGGGCTTCGAAAACAACCATTTTGACCCTGCAACGGCTGAGGTCGAAGGGGAAGCCGAAGCGGAGCGAGCCCAATTGCGCAAGCTGGTGGAAGATCTCCGGACCGAGCTTGATAAATACAAGGATATGGCGCTCCGGGCGGTTGCCGACCTGGATAACTACCGCAAACGCGTGGCCCGGGAAAAGGAGGATGCCATCCGCTATGCCAATGCAGGGTTCCTGGAGCGGCTGATTCCCGTGCTCGACAACTTCGAGCTTGGGTTACAGGCGGCCAAAGCAGGCGGCGGCGGCTCGGCGGTGCTTGAAGGCATGAGCATGGTCCACAAACAGTTGCAGGATTTTCTGGCCGGTTGCGGGGTGGAAACCATCGAGGCGAAAGGGCAGAAATTCGATCCGAACCTGCATGAAGCCATCGCTCAAGAGGAAACCCCGGAAGCAGAGGAAGGCACCGTGTTGCGCCAGGTTCGCAGAGGCTTCCGTCTGCGGGATCGACTCCTGCGTCCGGCTAACGTCGTGGTTGCCAAAGCCGTTTCCGCTGCGCCGGTCTCCGAAGCAAGAGCGGGTACGGAGCAGAGCTAG
- a CDS encoding SpoIIE family protein phosphatase, translating to MRRQRRSIENLKRSREELQVEENRVFDFLHGLGEAFSGDLRSSDLHRLIVEGAMRILDAHGGALYLADRGGKLLMPSYLSKNCPPLVEIPRHLLQQSQASIAALDSFLHLHTVKSGEGLLGKVWEKREPLFLSSRDSDPHLESLKEAVLHLDSVMIAPLIYRAQPLGVLAVANGPMSTPFSPSDFVVFQSIVEQSAFALYSASVYSEASEKRRIDRDLDVARDIQRILLPNGSPAIEGYEIAGINIPASHVSGDYYDYVTVDDRRLGIVIADVSGKGVPASLIMAMCRSVLRSLAQNCDSAAAVLRKVNRQLYPDIREDMFISMAYLIVEQGTDEVVLARAGHDAPLLCRAADQSISRINPPGMALGIDSGSVFDRVTGDLRIRLEKGDCFVFYTDGVTEALDVNGIEFGIKRLMDVVQASAAAGASAVVDRVTAAVKEFVGTFPQTDDITLIALRKL from the coding sequence TTGAGGCGGCAACGTCGCAGCATCGAGAACCTCAAGAGGTCCCGCGAAGAACTTCAGGTCGAAGAGAACCGGGTATTCGACTTCCTGCACGGCTTGGGGGAAGCGTTCTCCGGAGACCTGCGCTCGTCGGACCTTCACCGGTTGATCGTGGAAGGGGCGATGCGCATCCTGGACGCGCACGGGGGCGCGCTCTACCTGGCTGATCGCGGGGGCAAGCTCCTCATGCCGAGCTACTTGTCGAAGAACTGCCCGCCGCTGGTGGAGATTCCGCGCCACCTCCTGCAGCAAAGCCAGGCCTCCATCGCGGCACTGGACAGCTTTCTGCACCTGCACACCGTGAAGAGCGGCGAGGGCCTCCTCGGCAAGGTCTGGGAGAAGCGTGAACCCCTTTTCCTGTCAAGCCGGGATTCCGATCCGCACCTGGAGAGCTTGAAGGAAGCGGTGCTGCACCTGGATTCGGTCATGATCGCGCCTTTGATTTACCGCGCACAGCCCCTGGGGGTGCTGGCGGTCGCCAACGGGCCGATGAGCACGCCGTTTTCGCCGTCGGATTTCGTGGTGTTCCAGTCAATCGTCGAACAATCGGCCTTTGCCCTGTACAGCGCCAGCGTCTATTCGGAGGCCAGCGAGAAGCGGCGCATTGATCGCGACCTGGACGTGGCACGGGACATCCAACGCATCCTGCTGCCGAACGGTTCGCCCGCGATCGAAGGTTACGAGATTGCCGGGATCAACATCCCGGCCAGCCACGTAAGCGGGGACTACTACGATTACGTTACGGTTGACGACCGGCGTCTCGGCATCGTGATCGCCGACGTTTCCGGCAAGGGGGTGCCGGCCTCTCTGATCATGGCCATGTGCCGCAGCGTCTTGCGGTCGCTGGCCCAAAATTGCGATTCCGCCGCAGCCGTGTTGCGCAAGGTCAACCGCCAGCTCTACCCGGATATCAGGGAGGACATGTTTATCAGTATGGCTTACCTGATCGTCGAGCAGGGCACCGATGAGGTCGTTCTGGCTCGGGCCGGTCACGATGCGCCCTTGCTGTGCCGGGCAGCGGATCAGTCCATTTCAAGGATCAACCCGCCGGGTATGGCCCTGGGAATTGACAGTGGAAGCGTTTTCGATAGGGTGACGGGCGATCTCCGCATCCGCCTGGAGAAAGGCGATTGCTTCGTCTTTTACACTGATGGCGTGACGGAAGCGTTGGATGTTAACGGCATAGAGTTTGGGATTAAACGATTAATGGACGTGGTGCAGGCCAGTGCTGCGGCCGGTGCGTCGGCCGTGGTTGATCGGGTGACTGCAGCGGTCAAAGAATTTGTGGGCACGTTTCCGCAGACCGACGACATCACGCTGATCGCCCTACGGAAATTATGA
- a CDS encoding STAS domain-containing protein, with product MSSPASILVGVAGKTVHVKVQGKGSFQNSPALKEFSRQMLDRGYRVFIIDLADCPVMDSTFMGTLAGIALRLREAEGGLLRVRNVNERNHDLLRNLGLDNLFQIEANEDRETVSAPAMLPNRPALSKSEHAECMIEAHEALVDADPENLARFKDVLEYLRHDLRTGATK from the coding sequence GTGAGTTCACCAGCATCCATACTGGTCGGGGTCGCCGGGAAAACCGTCCACGTCAAGGTTCAGGGAAAGGGTTCTTTTCAGAATAGCCCGGCTCTGAAGGAGTTCTCTCGGCAGATGCTGGATCGGGGTTACCGGGTGTTCATCATTGATCTGGCGGATTGTCCGGTGATGGATTCGACTTTTATGGGGACCCTGGCCGGGATCGCCTTGCGCCTGCGCGAAGCCGAAGGAGGGTTGTTGCGGGTCCGGAACGTAAATGAGCGCAACCACGATCTGCTCCGGAACCTTGGCCTCGACAACCTGTTCCAGATCGAGGCGAATGAGGACCGGGAGACCGTTTCGGCGCCGGCCATGCTTCCAAACCGGCCGGCCCTGTCGAAGAGCGAACATGCTGAATGCATGATTGAAGCGCACGAAGCCTTGGTGGATGCGGATCCGGAAAATCTCGCCCGTTTCAAAGACGTCCTTGAGTACCTGCGGCACGATCTTCGCACTGGAGCTACGAAATAG